Proteins from a genomic interval of Caulobacter sp. NIBR1757:
- a CDS encoding SIMPL domain-containing protein, with translation MKTLFRAAAVGALILAGTAAATGAMAQTAPTAADSAFRATTLNLSAYGETRQAPDMATITLGVTTEAPSASEAMKLNADRMTGVIASLKKAGIDPRDIQTSGLNLNPQYVYVENQPPRLNGYQAANTVTIVVRDLKRLGSVVDASVNSGATNVGGISFGIEDSQVSEDKARVEAVKALQAKANLYAQSLGYKVARLVTFSESGGYAPQPPVVYASFARAEKMDSSTPVEAGQLKVRVDVSATFELVK, from the coding sequence ATGAAGACGCTGTTCCGCGCCGCCGCCGTCGGCGCCCTGATCCTGGCGGGCACGGCCGCCGCCACCGGGGCCATGGCCCAGACCGCCCCCACCGCCGCGGACTCGGCCTTCCGCGCCACCACCCTCAACCTGTCGGCCTATGGCGAGACCCGCCAGGCGCCCGACATGGCGACCATCACGCTCGGCGTCACCACCGAGGCCCCCTCGGCCTCCGAGGCGATGAAGCTCAATGCCGACCGGATGACCGGCGTCATCGCCAGCCTGAAAAAGGCCGGCATCGATCCGCGCGATATCCAGACCAGCGGCCTCAATTTGAATCCGCAGTATGTCTATGTCGAGAACCAGCCGCCCAGGCTCAACGGCTACCAGGCCGCCAACACCGTCACCATCGTGGTGCGTGACCTCAAGCGGCTGGGCAGCGTGGTCGACGCCAGCGTCAACAGCGGCGCCACCAACGTCGGCGGCATCAGCTTCGGCATCGAGGACAGCCAGGTCTCCGAGGACAAGGCCCGTGTCGAGGCGGTCAAGGCCCTGCAGGCCAAGGCCAACCTCTACGCCCAGTCGCTCGGCTACAAGGTCGCCCGGCTGGTCACCTTCAGCGAGTCCGGCGGCTACGCGCCCCAGCCGCCGGTGGTCTACGCCAGCTTCGCCCGCGCCGAGAAGATGGACTCCAGCACCCCGGTCGAGGCCGGCCAGCTGAAGGTCCGCGTCGACGTCTCGGCGACCTTCGAACTGGTGAAATGA